The Candidatus Protochlamydia phocaeensis genome contains a region encoding:
- the ggt gene encoding gamma-glutamyltransferase, whose product MTKRNLGNYYSAFLSIPSILYKSNLAMQKIALSLLSAIFFLTTSLFAKEEPICGAIASGHPLATRAGLEILEKGGNAFDAAIAVASTLNVVEPAMSGLGGYGSTLIYDTQKREIRYLNSSGKFPANANSDLMRAPTANYLENRKGAKSICTPGNLNAWQEMHAQYGQTPWKALFEKAIHYAKKGFPLPSYMAKLIASSFDEFPAYPKSFYGKEGRPLQEGEILIQQDLAKTYELIASQGADPFYKGEIAQRIDRQMKELGSFLSIEDLHADVAEWWDPLKLTYKGYDVYTMGTPGNGFSALFTLGVMEQFPLQSWSPDSPEYLHVLIEVLKESCKVRLTHSGSPEERDNIVNRILTPATFLSIAHAIDRQKASPFDLQGGKEGLNTTHFVVVDRWGNIVSSTQTLGLGFGSKVMIEGTGIWMNNSMAFSTFEPKGNPMDVIPGKYKLSSNSPIIILKDGLPWAALGTPGGHTIPQNVAQIIFNLIDFKMTMQEAIDAPKLAFFEESQMVCTEKEIPSSTLSSLQARGHQIDNEQIASYIGLNRKIGNAMGIKLFHHQDGMSFDIGVDKRKDAWTTQLPEE is encoded by the coding sequence TTGACAAAGCGTAATCTAGGAAACTACTATAGCGCTTTCTTATCTATCCCATCAATCCTTTACAAATCCAATCTAGCCATGCAAAAGATCGCTTTATCCCTTTTATCTGCCATTTTTTTTCTAACTACCTCTCTTTTTGCCAAAGAAGAGCCCATATGCGGAGCGATTGCTTCGGGACATCCCCTTGCCACACGGGCGGGATTGGAAATTCTTGAAAAGGGCGGAAATGCCTTTGATGCAGCCATTGCCGTGGCGTCTACGCTCAATGTAGTAGAACCTGCCATGTCCGGACTAGGCGGATATGGCTCAACTTTAATCTATGACACGCAAAAAAGAGAGATCCGTTACTTGAATTCGAGCGGAAAATTTCCAGCCAACGCCAATTCAGACTTGATGCGGGCGCCAACGGCTAATTATTTAGAGAACCGAAAAGGAGCCAAATCCATTTGCACACCCGGCAATTTAAATGCCTGGCAAGAGATGCACGCACAATACGGACAAACGCCATGGAAGGCCTTGTTTGAAAAAGCCATCCACTATGCCAAAAAAGGATTCCCTCTTCCTTCCTATATGGCTAAATTGATTGCCTCCTCATTTGATGAATTCCCGGCTTATCCCAAGTCTTTTTATGGCAAGGAAGGACGCCCTCTGCAAGAAGGAGAAATTCTGATCCAGCAAGACCTGGCCAAAACCTATGAGCTGATTGCTTCGCAAGGAGCCGATCCTTTTTACAAAGGAGAGATTGCCCAGCGCATCGACCGGCAAATGAAAGAGCTGGGAAGCTTTCTATCCATTGAAGACTTGCACGCTGATGTAGCTGAGTGGTGGGATCCTCTTAAGCTCACTTATAAAGGATATGATGTTTATACCATGGGCACACCCGGCAATGGCTTTTCCGCCCTTTTTACATTGGGCGTCATGGAACAATTCCCTTTACAGTCTTGGTCGCCTGATTCTCCGGAGTATCTACATGTCTTGATAGAAGTATTAAAAGAATCATGCAAAGTCCGCCTCACACATTCCGGAAGCCCGGAAGAAAGAGACAACATTGTCAATCGAATCCTGACGCCTGCCACCTTCTTATCTATTGCGCATGCCATCGATCGACAGAAAGCCTCTCCTTTTGATCTTCAGGGAGGCAAAGAAGGCTTGAATACGACGCATTTTGTCGTCGTCGACCGCTGGGGAAATATTGTCAGTTCGACACAGACATTAGGTCTGGGATTCGGCAGCAAGGTGATGATTGAAGGGACAGGTATCTGGATGAACAACTCCATGGCCTTTTCCACTTTTGAACCGAAAGGCAACCCAATGGATGTCATACCTGGAAAATATAAACTGTCGAGCAATTCTCCCATTATTATTCTAAAGGATGGCCTTCCATGGGCAGCATTAGGCACGCCTGGCGGCCATACGATCCCTCAAAATGTCGCTCAAATCATCTTCAACCTCATTGATTTCAAAATGACGATGCAGGAAGCGATCGATGCCCCCAAGCTTGCCTTTTTCGAGGAAAGCCAAATGGTTTGCACGGAAAAGGAAATCCCCTCTTCTACCCTCTCTTCTCTTCAAGCTAGAGGCCATCAAATCGATAATGAGCAGATTGCAAGCTATATCGGCCTTAACAGGAAAATCGGAAATGCGATGGGAATCAAGCTATTCCACCACCAGGATGGCATGTCCTTCGATATCGGCGTAGATAAAAGAAAAGATGCCTGGACAACCCAGCTTCCGGAAGAATGA
- a CDS encoding threonine aldolase family protein translates to MTRKKICLASDNWTGVHPSVLQALLEANDGYAASYGADLWTEKAQQLIQDAFKAKCKILIVPTGTGANVFGLKLACRRHESVICTDIAHIQYQESGSAESIVGCKLLTIPHKEGKLVPSAVLKKLKSERAFGKHSTSPRVMSITQPTEVGTVYTFEELAALAKLCREENLILHMDGSRLYNAAVSLGMPLHDMLAIAQVDLLSLGGTKNGLMGAEALLIFNPALEEGSDHLQKQTLQLMSKMRYLSAQYIPFFKDGLWQTLARQANQRAKEIASLIQLTPNLSLSYPVETNQIFFTAPPAWIPLIQEDIFCYLWDQEKSEIRLITSWNTSEEDVKAVQSILEKISYCSI, encoded by the coding sequence ATGACTCGCAAAAAAATTTGTCTCGCTAGCGATAACTGGACGGGTGTTCATCCGTCTGTCCTACAAGCTTTATTGGAAGCGAATGACGGCTACGCGGCTTCCTATGGGGCTGACCTTTGGACGGAAAAAGCGCAGCAATTGATTCAGGATGCCTTTAAAGCGAAATGTAAAATCTTGATTGTTCCAACGGGAACAGGTGCGAATGTGTTCGGTCTTAAGCTTGCTTGTCGCAGGCATGAATCTGTCATTTGCACGGACATTGCCCATATTCAATATCAGGAGTCCGGATCGGCTGAGTCCATTGTTGGCTGTAAGCTGTTGACGATTCCCCATAAAGAAGGCAAGCTCGTTCCAAGCGCTGTGCTAAAAAAATTAAAAAGTGAACGCGCTTTCGGCAAACACTCAACCTCTCCGCGCGTTATGTCCATCACGCAGCCAACTGAAGTGGGAACAGTCTATACGTTTGAGGAGTTGGCCGCCTTGGCAAAGCTATGCCGCGAAGAGAACCTGATCCTTCACATGGATGGAAGCCGCCTGTATAATGCAGCTGTCAGCTTAGGAATGCCCTTGCATGACATGCTTGCCATAGCCCAAGTCGACCTCCTTTCATTGGGAGGCACTAAAAATGGACTGATGGGAGCCGAAGCGCTTCTGATCTTTAATCCGGCCTTAGAAGAGGGCAGCGATCACTTGCAGAAACAGACCCTGCAGCTGATGTCTAAAATGCGCTATCTTTCCGCCCAGTATATTCCTTTCTTTAAAGATGGTTTGTGGCAGACACTTGCAAGGCAAGCCAATCAAAGGGCGAAAGAAATCGCTTCCCTCATCCAATTGACGCCAAACCTTTCCTTAAGCTATCCGGTAGAAACCAACCAGATCTTTTTTACGGCTCCGCCTGCATGGATTCCACTCATTCAAGAAGATATTTTCTGCTATCTATGGGACCAGGAAAAAAGCGAGATCCGATTGATTACTTCTTGGAATACGTCGGAAGAGGATGTAAAGGCCGTGCAATCCATCTTGGAAAAGATCTCTTACTGCTCGATTTAA
- a CDS encoding aldo/keto reductase — MKKRKLGELEVSALGLGCMGMSFGYGPPKDKQEMIALIRTAVERGITFFDTAEVYGPYVNEELVGEALAPFRDKVAIATKFGFAPSTEGEARWSGLDSRPQHIKQAVEGSLKRLNVDSIDLLYQHRVDPKIPIEDVAGTVKELIKAGKVKHFGLSEAGAQTIRRAHAVQPVTAVQSEYSLWWRQPEEDVLPTLEELGIGFVPFSPLGRGFLTGKIDENTQFDSTDFRNIVPRFNLENRKANQALVDLLTSFAEQKKATPAQIALAWLLAKKPWIIPIPGTTKLHRLEENIGAANIELSAKDVQAIEKAASNIKIEGNRYPDSMEKMVNR, encoded by the coding sequence ATGAAAAAGCGCAAGCTTGGAGAATTGGAAGTTTCAGCCCTTGGGCTTGGCTGCATGGGAATGTCTTTTGGATATGGCCCCCCTAAAGATAAGCAGGAAATGATTGCCTTGATTCGCACGGCTGTTGAACGGGGCATCACCTTTTTCGACACTGCTGAGGTCTATGGCCCTTATGTCAATGAAGAGCTTGTAGGAGAAGCGCTCGCGCCTTTTCGTGACAAAGTCGCCATCGCAACCAAGTTTGGCTTTGCCCCTAGCACAGAAGGAGAAGCGCGCTGGAGCGGTTTAGATAGCCGCCCGCAGCATATCAAGCAAGCCGTCGAAGGATCTCTGAAGCGGCTCAATGTTGATTCGATTGACCTATTGTATCAACACCGCGTTGATCCGAAGATACCCATCGAAGATGTAGCCGGTACTGTGAAGGAATTGATCAAAGCAGGCAAAGTCAAGCATTTTGGCTTGTCGGAAGCCGGTGCGCAAACCATCCGGCGCGCCCATGCCGTCCAACCCGTAACTGCCGTGCAAAGTGAATATTCCTTATGGTGGAGACAGCCTGAAGAGGACGTGCTGCCGACACTTGAGGAGCTAGGAATTGGATTTGTGCCTTTCAGTCCGCTCGGCAGAGGATTCCTTACAGGCAAGATCGATGAAAACACCCAGTTTGATAGCACAGATTTTCGCAATATTGTCCCCCGTTTCAATTTAGAGAATCGCAAAGCCAATCAAGCTTTGGTAGATTTATTGACCTCATTTGCAGAGCAAAAGAAGGCCACGCCTGCGCAAATCGCGCTCGCTTGGCTGCTCGCTAAAAAGCCATGGATTATTCCCATTCCTGGAACAACCAAGCTGCATCGCTTGGAAGAAAATATCGGAGCTGCCAATATCGAACTATCAGCGAAAGATGTACAGGCCATTGAAAAAGCTGCCTCCAACATTAAGATCGAAGGCAATCGCTATCCCGACTCTATGGAGAAAATGGTAAATCGGTGA
- a CDS encoding SDR family oxidoreductase codes for MKVLLTGANGYIGTRLLPLLLEKGYEVYALVRSNKRMQVPDKFEKQIHIIQADLLDAESLETIPNDIDIAYYLVHSMSSSVENFTSLEAKSATHFRDRLSCTNARQIIYLSGIVNDEQLSHHLMSRKNVETILRQGKIPVTTLMAGIIIGAGSASFEIIRDLVEKLPIMVAPKWTKNLTQPIAIRDVLDYLILVLDHPACLGKRFEIGGPDVLSYKELLLAFARIRGLKRWIITVPILTPKLSSYWLYFITSASFPLAQSLVESLKNNAICKENNIQKIFPKELLDFKTAVRRSFNCIEEDDVPSSWKDAIGNSNLNPDLSTYVQVPHFGTVFDIQIVSFTQSPDVVQKKIWSIGGDTGWIYMNWAWKMRGFIDKLVGGIGLRRGRTHPTRLKDGDALDFWRVLVADSKNRRLLLYAEMKLPGEAWLEFKIVNHTLYQTATFRPHGLLGRIYWYGLLPFHHLIFRGLAQALIKSDYCIDD; via the coding sequence ATGAAGGTCTTACTAACAGGCGCTAATGGTTATATCGGCACCCGACTATTGCCTCTTCTTCTAGAAAAAGGCTATGAGGTTTATGCCCTTGTCCGTAGCAACAAACGGATGCAAGTTCCTGATAAATTTGAAAAACAAATTCATATCATCCAAGCTGACTTGCTAGATGCTGAATCGTTAGAAACAATACCTAATGATATCGATATTGCTTATTATCTTGTTCATTCGATGAGCAGCTCTGTTGAAAATTTCACTTCGCTCGAAGCTAAATCGGCGACGCATTTTCGAGACCGGCTTTCTTGTACCAATGCTCGCCAAATTATCTATCTTAGTGGCATTGTCAACGATGAACAGCTCTCTCATCATCTCATGTCTCGTAAGAATGTCGAAACAATTTTGCGGCAAGGAAAAATCCCTGTTACAACACTCATGGCAGGAATTATCATTGGAGCCGGCAGCGCTTCTTTCGAGATTATCCGAGATCTTGTGGAGAAGCTTCCAATTATGGTTGCACCCAAATGGACGAAAAACCTCACTCAACCAATTGCAATCCGTGATGTCCTAGATTACTTAATTCTTGTTCTAGATCATCCCGCTTGTCTAGGTAAACGATTTGAAATCGGCGGGCCCGATGTTCTTAGCTATAAGGAACTTCTCCTTGCATTTGCTCGCATCCGCGGCTTAAAGCGCTGGATTATTACTGTGCCTATATTGACACCAAAGCTTTCTTCGTACTGGCTTTATTTTATAACCTCCGCAAGCTTTCCTCTTGCTCAATCACTAGTCGAAAGCCTTAAAAATAATGCCATTTGCAAAGAAAACAATATCCAAAAGATCTTTCCCAAAGAGCTTTTGGATTTTAAAACGGCTGTTCGCCGCTCATTTAATTGTATTGAGGAAGATGATGTTCCTTCTAGTTGGAAAGATGCGATAGGAAATTCAAATCTTAATCCCGATCTTTCTACCTATGTGCAAGTCCCCCATTTCGGCACAGTTTTTGATATACAAATAGTTTCTTTCACTCAATCCCCAGATGTAGTTCAAAAAAAAATTTGGTCGATTGGTGGAGATACTGGGTGGATATACATGAACTGGGCATGGAAGATGAGAGGATTTATCGATAAATTAGTCGGGGGTATTGGCCTTCGCCGCGGAAGAACACACCCAACGCGATTGAAAGACGGGGATGCTCTAGACTTTTGGCGTGTTCTGGTTGCAGATAGCAAAAACCGCCGCCTTTTGCTGTATGCTGAAATGAAACTTCCTGGCGAAGCATGGCTTGAATTCAAGATTGTCAACCACACCCTTTACCAAACAGCCACTTTTCGTCCACATGGACTCTTGGGAAGAATCTATTGGTATGGGCTTTTACCTTTCCATCATTTGATCTTTCGAGGATTGGCTCAAGCCTTGATAAAATCTGATTATTGCATAGACGATTAA